A genomic window from Salvelinus sp. IW2-2015 linkage group LG13, ASM291031v2, whole genome shotgun sequence includes:
- the LOC111971782 gene encoding tripartite motif-containing protein 16-like — translation MAENQELFCCAVCLDLLKDPVTTACGHSYCMGCIKESWDQEDLKGVYRCPQCRQTFIPRPVLKRNIVLAEVVENLKKTGLQAAPPPALCYAGPGDVACDFCTGIKKQKALTSCLVCLASYCESHLQPHYESLAFKKHKLVKATAQLQEKICSHHDKLLEVFCRTDEQCICYLCAMNEHQGHDTVSAAAERTEKQRQLGMSQQKVQQRXQEREKELKXLQQAVXSLKVSIVDQRRHTISLLSSNTVFTHISKVLKGRTTMLVHNKYPTTTGDNTHPRSHMQLKQEIAELRKRSTELKQLSHTEDHIHFLQSYQSLSSISVSSDLPSIVVRPLQYFGDVSKTVSELREKVEDFLKGEWTKISTTVNIVDVVLPPEPKTREELLQYSCQLTLDPNTAHTRLSLSEWNRKVTYTXQVQPYPDHPDRFTNDLMVLCREGLSGRCYWEVEWSGLCVITAVSYKDISRTGRSNTFGLNDKSWSLHYYGDGFWFRHNSVRTKVPGPQASRVGVYLDHKAGTLSFYSVYDTMTLLHRVQTTFTQPLYPGFSVDCLFSGTAELVKL, via the exons ATGGCAGAGAATCAGGAATTGTTCTGTTGCGCCGTCTGTCTGGATCTACTGAAGGATCCGGTCACTACTGCCTGTGGACACAGTTACTGTATGGGCTGTATAAAAGAAAGCTGGGATCAGGAAGATCTGAAAGGTGTCTACAGGTGTCCCCAGTGCAGACAGACCTTTATACCAAGGCCTGTTCTGAAGAGAAACATTGTGCTGGCTGAAGTGGTGGAGAATCTGAAGAAGACAGGACTCCaggctgctcctcctcctgctctgtgcTATGCTGGACCTGGAGATGTGGCGTGTGATTTCTGCACTGGGATCAAAAAGCAGAAAGCCCTCACgtcctgtctggtgtgtctggccTCTTACTGTGAGAGTCACCTACAACCTCACTATGAATCTCTTGCTTTCAAGAAGCACAAGCTGGTCAAAGCCACCGCACAACTACAGGAGAAGATCTGCTCTCATCATGACAAACTGCTGGAGGTTTTCTGTCGTACTGATGAGCAGTGTATCTGTTATCTGTGTGCAATGAATGAACATCAAGGCCATGATACAGTGtcagctgcagcagagaggactGAGAAACAG AGGCAGCTGGGGATGAGTCAGCAGAAGGTCCAGCAGAGATTMCAGGARAGAGAGAAGGAGCTGAAGRAGCTCCAACAGGCTGTGGAKTCTCTCAAGGTGAGTATTGTTGACCAGAGGAGACACACCATTTCACTTCTCTCCTCCA acACAGTCTTTACTCACATCTCCAAAGTACTGAAGGGACGGACAACGATGCTGG TACACAACAAGTACCCCACCACCACAGGTGACAATACACATCCCAGAAGCCACATGCAACTGAAGCAGGAGATAGCTGAGCTGAGGAAGAGAAGCACTGAGCTGaagcagctctcacacacagaggatcACATCCATTTCCTCCAG agttaTCAGTCTCTCTCCAGTATCAGTGTATCTTCAGACTTACCCAGCATCGTTGTCCGTCCCCTTCAGTACTTTGGAGATGTGAGTAAGACTGTgtctgaattgagagagaaagtagAAGACTTCCTTAAAGGAGAATGGACCAAGATCTCCACTACAG tgaATATAGTGGATGTTGTACTGCCTCCAGAGCCCAAGACCAGAGAAGAGTTGTTACAAT ATTCCTGTCAgctcacactggacccaaacacagcacacacacgtctctctctgtctgaatgGAATAGAAAGGTGACCTATACASGCCAAGTCCAACCATATCCTGATCATCCAGACAGATTCACAAACGACTTGAtggtgctgtgtagagagggtctgtctggacgctgttactgggaggtggagtggagtgggCTGTGTGTTATTACAGCAGTCTCATATAAAGACATCAGCAGAACAGGSAGAAGTAATACATTTGGACtcaatgacaagtcctggagttTACACTACTATGGTGATGGTTTTTGGTTCAGACACAATAGTGTTAGGACGAAAGTGCCAGGCCCTCAAGCCTCCAGAGTAGGAGTCTACCTGGATCACAAGGCAggtactctgtccttctacagcgTCTATGACACCATGACCCTCCTCCACAGAGTCCAGACCACATTCACTCAGCCACTCTATCCTGGGTTTTCTGTTGATTGTCTTTTCTCTGGTactgctgagctggttaaactgtag